One part of the Bacillus sp. FJAT-45350 genome encodes these proteins:
- a CDS encoding XkdQ/YqbQ family protein — MSFRVEHTKYRFILIPPDGRRLNITDVILEAKYEDMEDELSARLILTVKNILVGDKYLNQLCYLAHRMIVEATTGGSWQEVWRGSIYRYGFTTEEGSSFTAICYDALFPLQQSKDQVQISSSETVAETISKLARKWGIPIGRIDGPHRALEFKIYKGDKIGKIFSERIKEAKKRGSPRFFVRDEKGQLNIVREGSNTIVYKLDRYYAEKSEDEHNIENIITRVKVYGTSKENTPSQIVYEQDGRINFGVIQDVVFGVEGRKEAQEKAAEILQENGQPNITRSIYGPDIPFLRKGDVIEVEVGTLLGKFMVSSVSRDIGTLQMTVQLKVAK, encoded by the coding sequence ATGTCCTTTAGAGTCGAACATACAAAGTACCGGTTTATATTAATCCCTCCTGATGGTAGAAGACTTAACATTACTGATGTAATTCTTGAAGCAAAATATGAGGATATGGAGGATGAGTTATCTGCTCGTTTGATACTAACCGTTAAGAATATCCTGGTAGGGGACAAGTACTTAAATCAGTTATGTTATTTAGCACATAGAATGATTGTAGAAGCGACTACTGGAGGTAGTTGGCAAGAAGTATGGCGAGGCTCTATATATAGATATGGTTTTACAACAGAAGAAGGATCGTCTTTTACTGCGATATGCTATGATGCTTTATTTCCTCTCCAACAATCAAAGGACCAAGTACAGATTTCTAGTAGCGAAACCGTTGCTGAGACAATTAGTAAATTAGCAAGGAAGTGGGGAATACCCATTGGTAGAATAGATGGTCCCCACCGTGCATTAGAATTTAAAATTTATAAGGGTGATAAAATAGGAAAAATTTTTTCCGAACGAATAAAGGAAGCTAAAAAGCGTGGTTCTCCACGTTTTTTTGTTCGAGATGAAAAAGGGCAACTTAACATAGTTAGAGAGGGTAGTAACACTATTGTTTATAAGCTAGATAGATATTATGCGGAAAAGAGCGAAGATGAACACAATATAGAAAATATTATTACTCGTGTAAAGGTCTATGGTACATCCAAAGAAAATACCCCTTCACAAATTGTCTATGAACAAGACGGACGTATTAACTTTGGTGTTATTCAAGATGTTGTGTTTGGTGTAGAGGGTAGAAAAGAAGCACAAGAAAAAGCAGCTGAGATATTGCAGGAAAATGGACAACCAAACATAACAAGGTCGATTTACGGTCCGGACATTCCCTTTTTAAGAAAAGGTGATGTTATTGAAGTTGAAGTGGGTACATTACTTGGGAAATTTATGGTTTCTAGCGTATCTAGGGATATTGGGACCTTGCAAATGACTGTTCAGTTAAAGGTGGCGAAATGA